The proteins below come from a single Triticum aestivum cultivar Chinese Spring chromosome 5D, IWGSC CS RefSeq v2.1, whole genome shotgun sequence genomic window:
- the LOC123120067 gene encoding transmembrane 9 superfamily member 1 — MLPSSRGGGRRRFVLLLSLTAVLAFASPLRAFASESDHKYKAGDSVKLWVNKVGPYNNPQETYNYHSLPFCQPSENPGHKWGGLGEVLGGNELIDSQLDIKFLRNVERGSICTLELDPKKTQQFADAIESSYWFEFFIDDLPLWGFVGETDKNSENKHYLYTHKNILVKYNDNRIIHVNLTQESPKLLDAGKKLDMTYSVKWVPTDVSFARRFEVYLDYPFFEHQIHWFSIFNSFMMVIFLTGLVSMILMRTLRNDYAKYARDDDDLESLERDVNEESGWKLVHGDVFRPPRSLTLLSALVGIGTQLAALILLVIVLAIVGMLYVGRGAIITTFIVCYALTSFISGYVSAGLYSRNGGKNWIKAMILTASLFPFLHFAIGFALNTIAIFYGSLAAIPFGTMVVMFVLWAFISFPLVLLGTVVGRNWSGAPNNPCRVKTIPRPIPERKWYLTPSVISLMGGLLPFGSIFIEMYFVFTSFWNYKVYYVYGFMLLVFVILLIVTICVTIVGTYFLLNAENYHWQWTSFFSAASTALYVYLYSIYYYHVKTKMSGFFQTSFYFGYTLMFCLGLGILCGAIGYVGSTLFVRRIYRNIKCD; from the exons ATGCTCCCCTCCTCCCGCGGCGGCGGCCGCAGAcgcttcgtcctcctcctctcgctcACCGCCGTCCTCGCCTTCGCTTCTCCGCTCCGCGCGTTCGCCTCAGAGTCTGACCACAAG TACAAAGCTGGAGATTCAGTTAAGCTCTGGGTGAATAAAGTTGGACCTTACAATAATCCTCAAGAAACTTACAATTATCACAGCCTCCCATTTTGTCAACCATCTGAGAACCCTGGGCATAAGTGGGGTGGTCTTGGAGAAGTCCTGGGTGGGAATGAGTTGATTGATAGTCAGCTTGACATAAAGTTCTTAA GAAATGTGGAAAGGGGATCCATTTGCACACTGGAACTAGATCCCAAGAAGACTCAACAATTTGCTGATGCCATTGAAAGCTCGTACTGGTTTGAATTTTTCATAG ATGATCTGCCTCTTTGGG GTTTTGTTGGAGAGACTGACAAAAACAGTGAAAACAAGCACTATCTTTACACGCACAAAAACATTCTTGTAAAGTACAACGATAACAGG ATAATTCATGTTAATCTCACCCAAGAGTCTCCTAAGCTCCTTGACGCTGGTAAGAAGTTGGACATGACATATTCAGTGAAGTGGGTACCAACAGATGTTTCATTTGCACGCCGTTTTGAAGTTTACCTGGACTATCCTTTCTTTGAACACCAG ATTCACTGGTTCTCCATTTTCAATTCTTTCATGATGGTTATTTTTCTCACTGGTTTGGTTTCAATGATATTGATGCGAACACTGAGAAATGATTATGCAAAATATGCTCGTGATGATGATGATCTAGAGTCACTG GAGAGAGATGTTAATGAGGAATCTGGGTGGAAACTTGTCCATGGTGATGTATTTCGTCCTCCTAGAAGCTTGACACTTCTTTCTGCTCTTGTTGGTATCGGCACCCAGCTGGCAGCTCTTATCCTACTTGTGATTGTATTGGCCATCGTTGGCATGTTATATGTTGG GCGAGGGGCTATCATCACAACCTTCATCGTGTGCTATGCTCTTACATCTTTTATTTCTGGATATGTTAGTGCTGGTCTGTACTCGAGGAATGGCG GTAAAAACTGGATAAAGGCTATGATCCTTACAGCATCCCTCTTTCCATTCTTGCACTTTGCAATTGGCTTTGCACTGAATACAATTGCAATCTTCTATGGGTCATTAGCGGCAATACCATTTGGTACAATGGTTGTCATGTTTGTCCTTTGGGCTTTCATATCTTTTCCACTGGTGCTTTTGGGAACGGTCGTTGGTAGAAACTGGAGTGGGGCTCCTAACAATCCCTGCCGAGTAAAGACTATTCCACGGCCTATTCCCGAGAGGAAGTGGTACCTTACACCTTCTGTCATCTCATTGATGGGTGGGCTGCTTCCCTTTGGCAGCATCTTCATCGAGATGTACTTTGTGTTCACATCATTCTGGAACTACAAG GTGTATTATGTTTACGGCTTCATGTTGCTGGTCTTTGTCATTCTTCTAATAGTTACAATCTGTGTCACAATTGTCGGTACTTATTTCTTGCTGAATGCTGAGAACTATCATTGGCAATGGACCTCGTTTTTCTCCGCTGCATCAACAGCGCTATATGTGTACCTGTACTCCATCTACTACTATCATGTGAAGACAAAGATGTCCGGCTTTTTCCAGACAAGTTTCTACTTTGGCTACACATTGATGTTCTGTCTTGGTCTGGGAATACTTTGCG GTGCTATTGGCTATGTAGGGTCAACTCTTTTCGTGAGGAGAATCTACAGAAACATCAAATGTGATTAA